GCACCGCACGGTGCGGCGGATCGCCTGCCGGCAACATGCGCACGGCCACCTGCAGTTCGTCCCGGGCGGCCCGCGCGATTGCCAGGTGCCCCAGGTGCACCGGATCGAAGGTGCCCCCGTAATAGATCCGCAGACTCATCGCTCAGGCCCGCGCCAGCAGGCGCACGGCACGCGGTTCGGCCACGGCCACCAGCAGGCGCTCCAGCGCCAGCCAGGCATCGCCGTCGGCCCGCCCCTTGGCGATGCGGTCGACCAGACCGGCTTCGGCCACGAAGCGTTCCCAGCGCTTGCCTTCCGGGTGCCGCTGCAGCGCGCGCTTGTAGGGCGCCTGCCGCGATTCCCAGATACCACGCGATTTCATTTCGGCGGCCAGGTTGCCGCCACGGGCCTGCACCCGGGCCAGGCCGGCACCGGCCAGCAGTTCACGGATCACGATCGGCATCAGTGCGGCCACCGCTTCGCCCTCGCCGCGCAGGCCAGCCAGCATGCGCAGCACGGCCGGTGGCTGGCCGGAGAACGTCGCCTCCACCAGCCGGAACACGTCGTAGCGGGCAGCATCAGCCACCAGCGACTCCATCCGTTCCACATCCAGCGGTTGGCCATCGGCCAACAGCGCCAGCTTGTCGATTTCCTGGGCGGCGGCCAGCAGGTTGCCCTCCACCCGCTCGGCCAGGCGCTGCACGGCGGCCGGGTCGGCACGCAGGCCCTTGCCGCGCAGGCGACGCTCGATCCAGTCCGGCAGTTCGTGCGGCTTGATCGCCCAGGCCACCGACAGCACGCCGATGCGGCTGACCGCCTCGGCCCATTTGCCCTGATGGGCCTTGCTCCATTCATTGGCCGTGATCATCAGCACCACGTCCGGCGCCGGATTGGCGCAGAACTGGCTGATCACCTCGGCGCCATCCTTGCCTGGCTTGCCGCTGGGCAGGCGCACCTCGACCAGGCGGCGGGCGCTGAACAGGCTGGGCGCATTGAAGCTGGCGTCGAGCTGGTTCCAGTCGAAATCACGCCCGTCGGCGTCGAACACTTCGCGTTCGCCGATGCCCGAAGCGCGTGCACGCGCGCGGATGGCATCTGCCGCCTCCAGCACGCGCAGGGTTTCCGGGCCTGCGATCAGGTACACCGGCGCCAACGGGGTGTCAGCGCCCTGGCTGGCCAGCTGCTCCGGACGCAGTTCCATCGTCGCTGCCGCTCAGTGCTTGACGGCAGCGGCCGGCTCGGCCGGCACCGCACCCTCGATCGGCTTGGCCTTCGGCGCGGACAGGCTGCCACCCTTCTCGATCTCGGCGCGGACCACGCTGTCGATACGACGGATGATCGAGGCGGACATTTCCCGGCGCAGCTCCGTGGCCAGGATTTCGCGTTCGGTGGTGGTACCGGTGGCGTCGGTCGGCGGCGACACGTAGTCGCGCGACAGTTCAATCACCTGCTGCGGCACCAGTTCGCTGCCATCCTCGCGGCGGAAGATGAAGATCACGGCGTAGCGCAGGCTGTATTCCTGTGCGCGGCCCTGCGAGTCGATGGCGATCGGCAGGTCACCCCAGCGCTCGGACAACACCTGCAGCTGGGCACTGGGTCCCTTGCTGTCCTCATCGGCCAGCTTGGCACCGGAGGCCAGCAGGCTGCGATTGAGCAGCTTGACCAGTTCACTGTACGGGGCGGTGGACACCACCTTCACCGGGGCGGTGTCGGTCGGCAGCATCAGCTTGTTGCGCAGATGGAAGCCGCAGCCGGCGAGGCCGAGGACAAGAACGAGGGCAAGCAGGATTCGGGTCATGGAGACAGTCTGGCGGAGCCGGGCGATCACGGCAACACACAGCGTGCCCGAAGCCGCGTGAATGCAGGGCCATCAAGTACCCGGCCCTGCTTCTGGAAAGGCACCGGCCACCGCGCGGGTGACCGGTGCGGGGTACATCAGGCGGCGACGATGTTCACGATCTTGCCCGGGACGATGATGATCTTGCGCACCGTCAGGCCTTCCATGAACCTGGCCGCGTTGGGCTCGGCCAGCGCCAGCGCCTCGACCTGCTCGCGCGCGGCATCGGCCGCCACCTCGATGGTGCCACGCAGCTTGCCGTTGACCTGCACCGCCAGGGTCAGCGCATCACGCACCAGCGCGCTGCTGTCGGCCTGCGGGAACGGCTGGTCTTCCAGCAGCGTCTCGCCATGGCCCAGCACCTGCCACAGGGCGTGGCTGGCATGCGGAGTGATCGGGTTCAGCAGCAGCACGATGGCCTGCAGCGCTTCCTGGCGCACCGCGCGGCCCTGCTCGCTGCCGTCCTCGAACTTGGCCAGCGCGTTCATCAGCTCCATCACCGCGGCGATCGCGGTATTGAAGCTGTGGCGGCGGCCATAGTCGTCGCCGACCTTGCCGATGGTTTCGTGGGTCTTGCGGCGCAGCGCCTTCTGGTTGGCATCCAGCGCGGCAGCATCCAGCGCCGGGGCGGCACCGTCGGCCGCGTGCTTCTGCACCTGGGCCCACAGGCGACGCAGGAACCGGGCCATGCCATCCACGCCGGCCTCGTTCCACTCCAGCGACTGCTCCGGCGGCGCGGCGAACATCGAGAACAGGCGCACGGTGTCGGCGCCGTACTTGCCAACCATCGCCTGCGGATCCACGCCGTTGTTCTTCGACTTGGACATCTTCTCGGTGCCACCGACCACCACCGGCTGGCCGTCGGCGATCAGGGTGGCGCCGGTGATGCGGCCGCGCTCGTCGCGCTGCACTTCCACGTCGGCCGGGTTGATCCAGTCCTTCGAGCCGTCCGGGTTCGGGCGGTAATAGGTTTCGGCGATCACCATGCCCTGGCACAGCAGGTTGCGCGCAGGCTCGTTGCTGTCCACCATCCGCGCGTCGCGCAGCAGCTTGTGATAGAAGCGGAAATACATCAGGTGCAGGATCGCGTGCTCGATGCCACCGATGTACTGGTCGACCGGCAGCCAGTAGTTGCCGCGCTTGTCGACCGCATCACGGGCACCCGGCGAGGTGTAGCGGGCGTAGTACCAGCTCGACTCCATGAAGGTGTCGAAGGTGTCGGTCTCGCGCTCGGCCGCACCGCCGCAATCCGGACAGGTGGTCTTGCGCCATTCCGGGTCG
The sequence above is a segment of the Stenotrophomonas maltophilia genome. Coding sequences within it:
- the holA gene encoding DNA polymerase III subunit delta — protein: MELRPEQLASQGADTPLAPVYLIAGPETLRVLEAADAIRARARASGIGEREVFDADGRDFDWNQLDASFNAPSLFSARRLVEVRLPSGKPGKDGAEVISQFCANPAPDVVLMITANEWSKAHQGKWAEAVSRIGVLSVAWAIKPHELPDWIERRLRGKGLRADPAAVQRLAERVEGNLLAAAQEIDKLALLADGQPLDVERMESLVADAARYDVFRLVEATFSGQPPAVLRMLAGLRGEGEAVAALMPIVIRELLAGAGLARVQARGGNLAAEMKSRGIWESRQAPYKRALQRHPEGKRWERFVAEAGLVDRIAKGRADGDAWLALERLLVAVAEPRAVRLLARA
- the lptE gene encoding LPS assembly lipoprotein LptE, encoding MTRILLALVLVLGLAGCGFHLRNKLMLPTDTAPVKVVSTAPYSELVKLLNRSLLASGAKLADEDSKGPSAQLQVLSERWGDLPIAIDSQGRAQEYSLRYAVIFIFRREDGSELVPQQVIELSRDYVSPPTDATGTTTEREILATELRREMSASIIRRIDSVVRAEIEKGGSLSAPKAKPIEGAVPAEPAAAVKH